Within the Sarcophilus harrisii chromosome 2, mSarHar1.11, whole genome shotgun sequence genome, the region TTAATTTCTAGCCTTTGTGGCTTTGTGATctgtacaaataattttaatttaaattttacaatGAGGGATAAAGAGTAATGTTTAATAATTAGAATTTCACACATTGTCTTGTATGAATAACTATTTAAAGCACTTTAATTATAGGGCTATTGAGAAAGGCATAAAGttcattagtatttttaaatagacatatatgtttatcttttgaaaaggaaaaaaaaatctttttaataggGGAAATCATACTGATTTCTATGAGAGGTGAATATTGAAACATGGTATATTTTCCCCTCTGCAGATTATTTAACTACTACATTTACACTAACATAGATgtttttcatttgggaattttACTTCCAGATAACAGAGTTTCCATTTTGAAAGCATGTTAAGTTTCTAATTTTACTAAATATACTTTTGTTGGAGGCATTAAACTGGCCGGGGCTACAGATCCATGAATCCAAAGAGGTAATTGTTACACAAACAATTCAGTACATCACAAATCCCTGTTTTCATCTCTGTAAATGGGAtgccaaaagagattaaagagtAGAAACATGTCACAAACAAATTCACATTAGGAAAAGCACTGCAATCATTGTCCTCTGCAATTCTTAGGGCTTAGGAACTATGTTCTGATTCCGGGTAGATAGAACTTGCTCATAAAAAGATGATGAAGCAAACCTGGACTCTTAGATGACAGTAGTGGTCTTCATATTTTCACTCTccctttagaaaaataatatttgtcttTTATGAGGTGGCTGCTTTTCACTTGATGTTTCATTTCTCAGCCtgtaaaggaaatgaaagaaatgcaaattggcCAAAATAGGCTTCCAAACTGAATAGTAACTGGTCTAGCAATGTGGCAAAATAAACACCCACAACTGTATTTTTTGCATATGATTTATAAAGGtcttattgaattgtttttttttttttgctaagtttTACATCTTCTCTTGTGCTGAGTTACAACAGAGGTAAAGTGCTATCTTGTATCAGAGTGccataaaagcaaacaaaacaaaataatcatacACTAAGAAATATTTTGCTTTGGGATCTTGGTTTCAGTAGTGAATAATGTGCTTTGAAACAAAGGTACTTTGGTGTTGAGTTGCTGCTTGATAAGATCTTTGCTCAAAGGAACAGATCTGTAATGGTGGGATAACATGTCCCCAGGAGCTAGTAGAAAACATATTTCTAGGATATAATCATTATCTCTCCCCCAGCCCAATGGCTTGATATCTGCCCCATCTACCCTTAAGAACAATCCTGTTcagaaagtgattttcctgatcatattaaaaatttcatttcaatattattcaattcaggaaacatttattaagcacttattacatACAAGGGAATATGCTGGAGTTTTTTATTTCtgcaaagacaacttagaaaaaaAACGATTTCCCTTAGGCTAAAACACCACTGCACTTCAAAGGCTGCTTTTgaattttctatatttgttaGTTTGAAATCTAGTAATCATTTCATGCTGTATCATGCTTTATTCAAGGGAAATATTTCCCGGTACTGTGCTAAACTATTGATGTATGCCACCTAAGGTGGCATTTCTTATAACATGGGGAAAAGAATTTATGTGAATTTCTGGGtattggaaaacaaacaaaaaaaatctcttgagggatatgtgtgtatgtgttgtgtgtgtgtgtgtgtgtgtgtgtgtgtgtgtatctgtgtagttttgatatttagtatttaataaactatCAAATTAGATATCAGGTCAAAAGTACTCATCAGTTCGATGGAGTACAGGGAAGAGTGAAACTGTCTTATTAAAAATGGGTAGAACAACAACAGATTGGTTGAATTTTTCATATCCCTATAGGGGCCTTGATATTATGAAAACACAGTCTGACGTTGGGGGcagaaaaaagaggaatattACCCTAAGACATTaggatttaaaagaagaaaggaatatggAAGAGGTTCACTAGTTTGAGATTTGTTGATGAAACCTCAAGCATCCTTGTTCCTGGATCATTAAGTATGGCCAGGTTAATCCAGTTGCctttaattacaattttaaaatttcctaaagaAATGGATAGCTAGGTGAGACAGTTGTGAACATATCTAGAGAGAAAATTGAGTAGATGCAGCAGAGACTTGGCCTAGTGACATGTCCATAGATGTGATTAGAACTGAATTCATTTTTTCTAGAGGCCACTCCTATTCCCTGGAGTTGCACAGGGCAAGGAGATTGGACTTAGAGTAAAAGTACTGGGAGTTTTTTCATTGAgttattttagaaaagcctaaaAAGTGATAGTGTTGATtatacatttctttcctttcttgctgCTTAACTTATGTTATGAGACCTACTGAGTTGAAGAATAATTCTTCAACTAGGCCATGGACAAAAATGCTGGGCATTGATCAAATATCTTTATATTATGAAATGTGATCTTTGTATTTGCACTGGTTGTCTTACTATAATTAATTGTTTGTGTAATTGAAGAGAAAGGTAATAGAAATCTCACTTATGCAAAAAGTACAAACAACTGACTATCCAAGATGAATGGAGGTACATCTATCATTAGTTTCTGGAATTTGAAAGATAGGTTAGTGAGAAACTAAGTGAAGcaaattttaggggaaaaaacaaagtaaaagtcAAAGCACAAGTAACTCTaaatcagtgattctcaaactttttggttgtaccttaaaaaaattatactttatcctttacaatcttaaaaataattgatgACTTTTCAAggaacttttgtttttgtgtttatatctATGTCTTGGAGATCTGCAAagttcccctcctcccccagccaCACATTGAGAACTACTATTTCACTCCTCAGAGAACAATTTACTGTtcttgtgaaagaaagaaagaaactaggttTTGATGCTCTTCTGTCCATATAACCAACATATGTCAAGGaaactattaaatatttgtttggcATGTTCCCATGTCTCACCAATAAAGAATGGTCCAACAACATTTGTATTCATTTCTGAAgagtaaaaaaattcaaaattattttaaagagtttGAAAATAACATCTAGAATCAATGGACTAAGAAACAGTGTTttcatatgtatgcataaatatatttatatttatatttcagctataggatatttaaaatatgtctttCTAGGCCATGGGAATTAAAATTTGATCCCCTTAtgagtcatttctttcttcaacaaGTATCATGGAAAGAATCCAGATATCTGGTGGTAATACAAAGCATTCAGCCACTCATCTGGATCCCTGACATATTTGATTGTTTAACATTATGAAGAAAAAGTGTTCAATGACTGAATTTTAACCACAATCTAAAATCTAATctgctttaaaagtcaaataaagaaGTATATGAAAACTGTGTAGCTTGGGTAAAGTTTAATTACTGCTTCCTCCTAttaatttaaatcatttattgTGCTTAAAGGCATTACATCATGATTAACTTTATAATCaggaatttcatttttcctatcaAGCTaacagtagtattttattttctgttcgagatttcttttatattcataGATTTTAACCTTTGCAAGGATctaatccaacttcttcattttatagatgaagaaattgagaaccACAGAGACAAAATGACTTTCTTAGAGTCACAAAGACAGTAAATAGCAAGGCTGGGATTAAAACACAATCCCTCTGACTTTAACTCCActtctctttccattacaccagcTTGTTTGGCTCTTAACTCTGCATGCCACAGAATGCtgcatttatatatgaaaatttggATTCTGCTAGTTATCACCTTTTACAAGTCTATGATTTATTGTGTTAGATTTCTTTACTAAAAGTGTATTTATAAGGAATTTTTAAGCAATGAAATTTTAAGACtgcactgagacttttgggacactatattttaaaacCCATTTTAGCACCTTCTACACAGGAAAACAAGCTCCTGAAAGTTTTTACAGACTCAATTACTAGCTAAGAAAGGAAGTGATAGCCTAGTAGGATAGAGTCCTGCCCTTAGGGTCAAGAAAAATCTGTGTTCTAAATCCTGTCTATGATTCACATTCTCTGacctgggcaagatacttaacttCTAGTTCTATGAAGTTTTGTAAACTTAATTTCTTAAAGTATCTCAGACAACTTTCTATATCTAAAAGATGCCTATCCGTCTGGAGGGAATTTCCAAACTAGGAGCTTATCACAGGTGGACAAATAATCAGTTAGATAGTTGAATAGCTACAGGTTGAGAAGGGACAGAAACATAGTTGTGGATAGACAATCAtttttggagtcaagaaaacctgggttcaagtgaTTCTTCTGTATTAATTGTGAGTGTTTGGTTAAGTAAGTCTTAATCTCTGTTCGATAGCTAGTGTAGAACAGTTGCCGATCTTCATTGGAAAAGAGATCTCTTAAATGAAGCTTCTAATGTAGAAGAAATCACAGTCCCTCCCCAAAATAgctaaaggtatttttaaaaagttcattttaaacaagtttagagagggaaaaattgCAAAATTTGTAATTTAGAAAACTCACCAAACACAAatgtaagaataaaaaaaatgacaagtacTCAAAATTTCTGCTTCTCCAGAgaattttctgattaaaaaagCAAGCAGTAATTTTAGCCAACATAatgattcttaaaagaaaaacaatagattccATTGTAAGTctcattgaattaaaatttttaggGTAAATCTTTACCATACTGCTAattgaaaagaaactgaaatggaaatctatttattttttatatctatacAAAGTGCCAAATATATCTTTGATGTTTTCCatcaaaatgaatatttctcctTAAAATCTAGATTCTTCATTATTTACAATGTTCATTCAAGAGCTCTTTAGCATGCCCCCAGAATTAATAGTCATTGAGTTTCCTGGCCTTTCCCAATATTTTGGGATATGTTCAGTCTTCCTGCCTTAAGTTGTCAGGAAAGGATTTAGAaacgagttttttttttttaaacacccaGCTTTCTGAACGAAGAGGATAAACCAGTctgctgggggaaaaaaggaataaaaatggaaattagctGAAACCAGTACTAAGCATATGCCTTTTTATGAATGAGACTTAATCACACACTTCACTTTGCAAATACAAAAAGTCCCTTTGCAATGTATTCATTAAAGTTAACCGCTATAGACAAGCCACTTAGTAGCGGTCGCTGTCCTCTGCCTATTAGCATAACACCAGAGACAGGCGTGGAAATTGGTTTAATAATCACAAACAGTTACACTCGGAATCTAACACAAATGGTTCCGGACAGATCCACCCCCTCAAGCTGTAACTGTACCAGGTTGGATGGTGGCTGGGACACTGGGTGGTTGGTGGTGGGGTTTTTTTAGTGTTGTGGTGGGAAGAGTATGGAATATGGAACCAGGGCATTTGGGTGTGAATGCTCTCTCTGCTATTTACTGAtttgaacaaataaattataGCCTCTGTGGGTTTCTATTCTCTACTGTGAAATGAggttaacaacaacaataataatgaaagtgCTTACAGAgttataatgaaaaacaaaacaaaacaacaataacaaaaaagacttACAGATGTAAATCTTAAccacagagagaagcagaaaggagTTTAGcacagtttattttttaagaaggaaaaatgtgGCATCAGTAGTAAAGGAtgagtggaaagaatactagatttggagtAAAAAGACCTCGTTTCTTATTCTTGCTCAACTGCCTATTACCAGTAGGGTCTTGGTCAAATCAAATAACTTCtgtgaacctcaatttccttatctgtaaaatgaagaaattgacatCCTTTCCAGTCATTTCTATATATCTTGAACCAGGGCTACGGATGGAGATGCGACTACACCACAATTTACTCACCTGGAAGCTACAACACATCTTCTATTGGAAATTGGTGCCAGATTGTCGGGCAACGAGCAGGCTTGTCTACTTTACAATTTGCCCTGGGCTAGAGCAGTTGCTCTGTCCCTGGGGACAAGTTCGAGGTTTAATTTGACTAATGTGCTGGCCTTGGGATCCGGGAAGCTCcaactttttttctgaatttttgaaaTCTTCACAAAGCATTCATAGAGTTGTCCTGTTATATTGCTAACTTTCGTTCTTCGATAGCTTCAGATTAgggtcaagaaaatcccatgaagTGGAAGGGTTAAAACTTTTCTGGTCTCAGCCTCTTAGTCAGACTTGTCTCTAACTTTAGCTGTTTACAAAGTTAGTGCACCATCGGTCCCACCGGGCCTACAGTGCAGCTGTGCAGATCAGATCTTTATGTAACTTGAATCTGATAGTTTATTGGAAATATCAGATTTCTCCCGGAATCATTTTGCTTTCAGCACTTATTCCTCGAGCAAACAATGGTTTGGGAAGAAGACATCTTTCCAGGATGCCGGAAGGCTTTGGTTTGAGAAGGCCAAGCGCTGGGAAGAGGTATGAGGCAGAGAGAGTAGAAAGTCACCTCTTGGTTCCAAAAGACACATATTAAGAAGTCCGGAGTTCTGGAGAATGAGGCATGGTGGGTTTAGAGGGAGGATGAATACCCTGGCTTGTAGCACTGAACTTTTGCGTCTGGGAGTTTGGAAAGTTTCAAGGTTCCTGGAAATAGATCTCATACTGGACAAGGAGCCGGACCCAGAATCTGGGACTTGAGTTCCTGGATTTGGGGATATTGGTGAGGGCCGCGTTGCATAGTTACTAGGTTGGGCTTCGAACCACCCGAAATCAATCTGCGCTCATCACGGTCTGTCCCAGGCCTAGAGTCTAGTtgcaagaaataattttctttgtcaaAACGGGAGCGTTCTCAAGGTAGGACTAGAAAGTTGAGGGCTGGGTGCAGAAGGAAAGCGAAGTTTCTCTGACTTGCTTAGCCCGGGCCCGCGAGGAAAGTAATTGCATAAGACAGTTTAACACAAATTACACCAAGGTCGGAAGCCCGGtgtattctcttctcccttttgttGCTTTAGGTTTAAACAAATTTGAGAACTAGAGGAAGGTGAGGGGGGAAGCGTGTGGGTCGGAATCAGAATAAGCATTGCAGCAATTCTAACTGAAACGGTGTTGCGAGGAGGCTGGAAGACAATGGACAAGGTAAGGAAGGAGCAAGGAACTGGAGGAAAGGTGATGCTGGGAGATGTGGGGACAGGGTTAGATACACACCTAATCACGGCTTCTCGTTACAGTGCTTACAAAGAGCAGAAGGAGTACCCGAGAAGGCAGCACATTTCTCGGGACAGGCGGCCAGTGCTGTACCTGAGAACGGATATACTGCAGCCTGGCCAAAGGGAGTCAATGTAGCTGGAATAGGGCCGGTGAGGCTCTGACCCTGATTCAAATAGGCTACCAGTCGTCGCATCTCCTCAAGAGCCTGGGCCTGCATCAAGATGTAATTCTTCGCTAGGAGAAGAGTAGCAATTTTGGATAATTTCCTCACGGAAGGACTGTGAGCGTAGGGGATGACCGACCTGAGCCCATCCAGTGCGTCGTTCAGGTCGTGCATACGTCTCCGCTCTCGGGCATTGATACTTAAGCGCAAGGAGCGCTGTTCTTTGGGTTTCTTGGCCAGGGTCCCCGCCTTGAGTTTGGCATCGGCGTCGAAGCCAGGGCTCCTTTTCCTAGGTTCAAAGGCATCCTCCTCATCACCGCTCTGCTCTCCGCTGCTCTCGGCTGCTCCTCCTTTGGCCAGAGGAGTCCCATGAAAGTCTCCCGCAGGCGATGTACTGTAGCCTCGGTGCGCTTCAGCACCGCGGACAGAGCCATAAGGGAAAGCGGCAGTTGTGTAGCCCTGGGTTAAAGCTAAGTAGGTGTCTCCGGACAGAGACTTGAGCTCCGCCATTGCCTTCTCAGGGAGCTCCGTGGAGCCCTGGAAAAGGTCGCCTCTCCCCACACTCATCAGAGCACATAAGCTTCCAGTGGGAAGCTACCCACACTGCCGAAAAGCTGCTTTCAGGAACCGGGAAACAATCCCCTTCACTCCTAGAAATttgtcctctttcccttttcctctccccaaccTCTGTGCCGCTTTCTGACCTAAAGCCAGAGGGCTTGAGGAAGAGACGTGCTAGGGGGAGGGGCGCCTGAAAATGAGCCGACGGGTCTACTCTGTTCTGAAGGTTTTGCACCTTTCCGTTCCTCAGTCCTCTGTCCCTTCAATCTTTGCCCACCTTCTCCCCCGTTACCATCAAGGCTGAAGCACTCAGCTTGGGGGTGGGATCTAGCTGCCACTTCGGCCCCCGCCCTCGATTTCTGACTCGAAGTAGCCCTCTGGGATTTCGTGGCTGCCCAATCACAAGAGCCTCTTGTAATTAAAAGGAGGGGCGAGAGAGACTAGGACAAGGGAAGAGACAGATTTTAGAGAGTGGAGGAAATTCAGACACAGA harbors:
- the BHLHE23 gene encoding class E basic helix-loop-helix protein 23 codes for the protein MSVGRGDLFQGSTELPEKAMAELKSLSGDTYLALTQGYTTAAFPYGSVRGAEAHRGYSTSPAGDFHGTPLAKGGAAESSGEQSGDEEDAFEPRKRSPGFDADAKLKAGTLAKKPKEQRSLRLSINARERRRMHDLNDALDGLRSVIPYAHSPSVRKLSKIATLLLAKNYILMQAQALEEMRRLVAYLNQGQSLTGPIPATLTPFGQAAVYPFSGTALAACPEKCAAFSGTPSALCKHCNEKP